One genomic segment of Luteimonas galliterrae includes these proteins:
- a CDS encoding TfoX/Sxy family DNA transformation protein, with amino-acid sequence MATVKITEGLQSLGGKSREALARAGITTDAQLRHLGAVEAYVRAKKAGHGVSLNLLWGLESALTGIPWREVARTYRTYLLLAVEDRERNG; translated from the coding sequence ATGGCTACCGTCAAAATCACGGAGGGGCTGCAGAGCTTGGGAGGCAAGTCCCGGGAGGCCCTGGCCCGTGCAGGAATCACCACCGATGCCCAGCTGCGCCATCTCGGCGCCGTCGAAGCTTACGTCAGAGCGAAGAAAGCCGGCCACGGTGTTAGCCTGAACTTGCTTTGGGGGCTGGAGTCGGCGCTTACCGGAATTCCTTGGCGGGAAGTTGCGCGGACTTATCGAACCTATCTCTTGCTTGCCGTTGAGGACAGGGAAAGAAATGGCTAG
- a CDS encoding serine hydrolase domain-containing protein, which yields MRALAWLGSGLCLLALQSPARASDCPDGEDAAIQAMGAEFLQSPQAIGLSVGLLHKGSATCYGFGQQDKASRSAATANTRYEIGSNSKTFTSTLLAYAVQEGRLKLDDDIRRYLPEPYPNLEYEGQPIRVVHLANLTSELPNWLPDRPDALTGLKPEQIPDALLALHRDYSREDFYRDLHQVALKAAPGSRPRHSNVAAQLLVGVLERAFDRSYTELLEERILRPLGMRQTGFDPTSASAFLARGYDDRGKAMPYITDMRDLREAGGLLSSSTDMVRYLRLQMDESDAAIALSHRATIVAEHDTIALNWHVDTDVHGRRTIWHTGGTFGFSSYVVLYPERGLGISLLANESDPQAQNRLVELADRIAKHLAPVAASH from the coding sequence ATGCGTGCATTGGCGTGGCTGGGAAGCGGTTTGTGTCTGCTCGCATTGCAATCGCCCGCACGGGCAAGCGACTGTCCCGATGGCGAAGATGCCGCCATCCAGGCGATGGGAGCGGAGTTCCTGCAATCGCCGCAGGCCATCGGGCTTTCCGTCGGGCTCCTGCACAAAGGCAGCGCGACCTGTTACGGCTTCGGCCAGCAGGATAAGGCCTCCCGCAGTGCGGCAACGGCGAACACCCGCTACGAAATCGGGTCCAACAGCAAGACCTTCACCAGCACGCTGCTGGCCTACGCCGTGCAGGAAGGACGGTTGAAGCTGGACGATGACATTCGCCGCTATCTGCCCGAACCCTATCCGAACCTCGAGTACGAAGGACAACCGATCCGCGTAGTGCATCTGGCGAATCTGACCTCGGAATTGCCGAACTGGCTGCCGGATCGTCCCGATGCATTGACCGGACTTAAGCCCGAACAGATTCCCGACGCATTGCTCGCGCTCCATCGCGACTATAGCCGCGAAGACTTCTACCGTGATCTGCACCAGGTAGCATTGAAGGCTGCGCCGGGCAGCCGGCCCCGCCATTCCAACGTCGCCGCGCAGTTGTTGGTCGGAGTACTGGAGCGCGCCTTCGACCGTTCCTATACCGAACTGCTGGAGGAACGCATCCTGCGCCCGCTAGGCATGCGGCAGACCGGCTTCGACCCCACCTCCGCCTCCGCCTTCCTGGCGCGCGGATATGACGATAGAGGCAAAGCGATGCCCTATATCACCGACATGCGCGACCTGCGCGAAGCCGGCGGGTTGCTTTCGTCCAGTACGGACATGGTCCGGTACCTGCGGCTGCAGATGGACGAAAGCGATGCCGCCATCGCGTTGAGCCACCGTGCAACCATCGTTGCCGAACACGATACGATCGCGTTGAATTGGCATGTCGACACCGACGTCCACGGGCGACGCACGATCTGGCACACCGGTGGAACCTTCGGTTTCAGCAGCTACGTGGTGCTATATCCCGAGCGCGGGCTCGGCATCTCGCTGCTGGCGAATGAATCCGACCCGCAAGCGCAGAACCGCCTGGTGGAGCTGGCCGACCGGATTGCGAAACATCTAGCGCCCGTCGCTGCGAGCCACTGA
- a CDS encoding LysR family transcriptional regulator, translating into MDKLAAMRTFVRIVEDGSLTAAAESLDTSLPTVVRSLAALERHLGVSLLKRTTRRINLTDEGVQYLERCRDILAATQEAEDILVARRTEPVGKLSVTASVAFGRHYIAPIVHDFLRRHPKVSADMLFVDRVVNLIEEGMDVAVRIAHLRDSSLVAIPVGRVRRVLCASDRYLRRHGVPKVPADLREHNCVRHVGLNPRSEWRFRVGNRQTSVPTSSVVTCNEIDSALEACANGLGVGMFLSYMVAPYRKDGRLKYLLESYETEPIPVQVIYPQTRMLSNKVRTFVDECVDKLRLVAFD; encoded by the coding sequence ATGGACAAACTCGCTGCGATGAGGACTTTCGTGCGGATCGTCGAGGACGGCAGCCTGACCGCAGCCGCCGAATCGCTCGACACTTCGCTACCGACCGTGGTGCGCTCCCTGGCCGCGCTCGAACGCCATCTCGGCGTCTCGCTGCTCAAACGCACGACGCGGCGGATCAACCTCACCGACGAAGGCGTGCAGTATCTGGAACGCTGCCGCGACATCCTCGCCGCTACGCAGGAGGCGGAAGACATCTTGGTCGCGCGCCGCACCGAGCCTGTAGGCAAATTGAGCGTCACCGCCTCGGTAGCCTTCGGGCGCCACTACATCGCGCCGATCGTGCACGACTTCCTGCGCCGCCACCCGAAAGTAAGCGCGGACATGTTGTTCGTAGACCGCGTCGTGAACCTGATCGAAGAAGGCATGGATGTGGCGGTCCGCATCGCCCACCTCAGGGATTCGTCGCTGGTGGCCATTCCGGTAGGCCGGGTGCGGCGCGTGCTCTGCGCAAGCGATCGGTACCTGCGCCGTCACGGCGTTCCGAAAGTGCCGGCGGATCTGCGCGAACACAACTGCGTCAGGCATGTCGGTCTCAATCCGCGCAGCGAATGGCGTTTCCGGGTAGGCAACCGGCAGACATCCGTACCCACTTCCAGCGTAGTCACCTGCAACGAAATAGACAGTGCCTTGGAGGCCTGCGCCAATGGCCTCGGCGTAGGCATGTTCCTTTCGTATATGGTCGCGCCGTACCGCAAGGATGGCCGGCTGAAATACTTGCTCGAGAGCTACGAGACCGAACCGATACCGGTACAGGTGATCTACCCGCAGACGCGAATGCTGTCGAACAAAGTACGCACGTTCGTCGACGAGTGCGTCGACAAGCTTCGTTTGGTCGCCTTCGACTGA
- a CDS encoding cupin domain-containing protein: MPGAAAQAQHPVEHVMFEPSELVWRDLPSLPGVKIAVLEGPLDQPVPIMFRLKFPANYKIPPHWHPGIEHITVLSGKLHMGFGDEFDRAKSHPLAPGAAAIMQPRTHHFAWTSEETITQIHSIGPWSVTYVNPADDPARRR; the protein is encoded by the coding sequence ATGCCTGGCGCCGCGGCGCAGGCGCAGCATCCGGTCGAGCATGTCATGTTCGAACCGTCCGAGCTGGTCTGGCGCGACTTGCCTTCGTTGCCCGGTGTCAAGATCGCAGTGCTCGAGGGCCCGCTGGACCAGCCGGTGCCGATCATGTTCCGGTTGAAATTTCCGGCCAACTACAAGATCCCGCCGCATTGGCACCCGGGCATCGAGCACATCACGGTACTTTCCGGAAAACTGCACATGGGCTTCGGCGACGAGTTCGATCGCGCTAAATCGCATCCGCTAGCGCCTGGCGCCGCCGCGATCATGCAGCCACGGACCCACCATTTCGCCTGGACCAGCGAAGAGACCATCACTCAGATACACAGCATCGGGCCGTGGTCGGTAACTTACGTCAATCCGGCCGACGATCCGGCCAGGAGGCGCTGA